In a single window of the Mesoplodon densirostris isolate mMesDen1 chromosome 16, mMesDen1 primary haplotype, whole genome shotgun sequence genome:
- the LOC132475976 gene encoding signal-regulatory protein beta-2-like, giving the protein MSTPTRLAHSPPCSWLLALLLVLWGASEQSKGGKWQVLQPEGPMLVAEGETLLLRCTVVGSCTEDMIKWVKVSNKDQQEIYNFKHGFFPGVMPMIQKTLEPLNCDYSIYIHNVTTKHAGTYHCVRLDGLSERSGKKLDEGTSVLVKKAGDPEPDLWIIQPQELVLATTGDTVILNCTVLGDGPPGPIRWFRGAGLSREAVYNFRGISYPNVTAVRASNNDFSILLHDISTEYAGTYYCVKFQRKPNRQYLSGQGTRLRVKAKHTSLQESEFTNERAAKVFPSGLLSVLTLAALGLKAVTLAALLLALAAHRRNP; this is encoded by the exons ATGTCCACCCCTACCCGCCTGGCTCATTCACCTCCCTGCTCCTGGCTGCTGGCACTACTCCTTGTCCTCTGGG GAGCTTCTGAGCAGAGCAAGGGGGGTAAGTGGCAGGTCCTGCAGCCTGAGGGCCCCATGCTGGTGGCAGAAGGTGAGACACTCCTGCTGAGGTGTACAGTAGTCGGCTCCTGCACTGAAGACATGATAAAATGGGTCAAGGTGAGCAACAAGGACCAGCAGGAAATTTATAACTTCAAACATGGCTTCTTCCCCGGGGTGATGCCCATGATCCAGAAGACACTGGAACCACTTAATTGTGACTATTCCATTTATATCCACAATGTCACCACGAAACATGCTGGAACCTACCACTGTGTGAGACTTGATGGCTTGAGTGAGCGCTCAGGAAAGAAGTTGGATGAGGGCACCTCTGTGCTTGTGAAGA AAGCTGGGGACCCAGAGCCAGACCTCTGGATCATCCAACCCCAGGAGCTGGTGTTGGCAACCACTGGAGACACTGTCATCCTGAACTGCACGGTGCTTGGAGATGGTCCCCCCGGTCCCATTAGGTGGTTTCGGGGAGCTGGTCTGAGCCGGGAGGCCGTTTACAACTTTAGAGGCATCTCCTACCCCAATGTGACAGCAGTCCGGGCTTCCAACAATGACTTCAGCATTCTTCTGCATGACATCTCCACTGAGTATGCAGGCACTTATTACTGTGTAAAGTTTCAGAGGAAACCCAACAGGCAGTACCTATCTGGACAGGGCACCAGGCTGAGAGTCAAAG CAAAGCACACTTCTCTCCAAGAGTCAGAATTCACCAATGAACGTGCAGCCAAGGTATTTCCATCAG GCCTCCTGTCTGTGCTCACTCTTGCGGCCCTGGGGCTGAAAGCAGTGACCTTGGCTGCACTCCTGCTGGCCCTGGCTGCCCACCGGAGGAACCCTTGA